In Aerococcus loyolae, a genomic segment contains:
- the pyrF gene encoding orotidine-5'-phosphate decarboxylase gives METLYVALDFKTEAETFDFLKLFEGRQIGVKVGMSQFYMSGPSIIERLCDMGHEVFLDLKCHDIPNTVYLAMLQLSQLPIELVTIHAMGGKEMMRAAVKGVQEGKHQPKVLAITQLTSTNQEMLNNQLQIPGTVAESVEHLTRLALDSGVDGLVSSVQESKMIKEVSKGQLLSLTPGIRLNKNTHDDQERIASPEEARANGADYIVVGRPIIQADDPVRAYEEMKEHWEGK, from the coding sequence ATGGAAACATTATATGTGGCGTTGGATTTTAAAACAGAAGCAGAAACTTTTGATTTTCTAAAATTATTTGAAGGCCGCCAAATTGGGGTCAAAGTAGGTATGTCGCAATTTTACATGTCAGGACCAAGTATCATTGAACGCTTATGTGATATGGGACATGAAGTCTTTCTTGATTTGAAGTGCCATGATATTCCTAATACAGTCTACCTAGCGATGTTACAGCTTAGTCAATTACCGATTGAACTCGTGACCATTCATGCCATGGGTGGTAAAGAAATGATGCGAGCTGCGGTTAAAGGGGTTCAAGAAGGCAAACATCAACCAAAAGTTCTTGCAATCACCCAGCTGACCTCAACTAATCAGGAAATGTTAAATAATCAATTACAAATTCCTGGTACAGTCGCTGAATCGGTGGAACATTTGACCCGCTTAGCCTTAGACAGTGGTGTGGATGGCCTAGTTTCTTCTGTACAAGAAAGTAAGATGATTAAGGAAGTTTCCAAGGGGCAATTACTTAGTTTAACACCAGGGATTCGTTTGAATAAGAATACTCACGATGACCAAGAAAGAATTGCTAGTCCCGAAGAAGCCCGTGCCAACGGTGCTGATTACATTGTAGTGGGACGTCCGATTATTCAAGCTGACGATCCCGTGAGAGCCTATGAAGAAATGAAAGAACATTGGGAGGGTAAATAG
- the pyrE gene encoding orotate phosphoribosyltransferase, protein MSQNIKREVAEALLDHEAVIIRNEDWFTWASGIKSPIYCDNRQLMSYPKARKLVAHALADMIKEKYPNVTCIAGTATAGIPHAAWVSEILGLPMVYVRSKAKDHGRQSQIEGHLEADDQVVLIDDLISTGGSVLEACQPVAKECSVIGVAAIFTYELDRAKKNFQAADIPLAVLSDFHSLLEVAKEKHDFSQADMENILDWHRQLNQSSNN, encoded by the coding sequence ATGAGCCAAAATATTAAACGTGAAGTTGCCGAAGCATTATTAGATCATGAAGCCGTGATTATCCGTAACGAAGACTGGTTTACCTGGGCCAGTGGGATCAAGAGCCCAATTTACTGTGATAACCGTCAATTAATGAGTTATCCAAAAGCTCGTAAGTTAGTCGCACATGCCTTAGCAGATATGATCAAAGAAAAATACCCAAATGTTACCTGTATTGCTGGGACAGCGACAGCCGGAATCCCACATGCTGCTTGGGTGAGTGAAATTTTAGGCCTGCCTATGGTATATGTTCGCTCTAAAGCCAAAGACCACGGTAGACAATCGCAAATTGAAGGTCACCTAGAAGCTGATGACCAAGTGGTATTGATTGATGACCTCATTTCAACAGGTGGTAGCGTCTTGGAAGCTTGTCAACCGGTTGCCAAAGAGTGTTCAGTGATTGGCGTCGCTGCGATTTTCACTTATGAATTAGATCGCGCCAAGAAAAACTTCCAAGCTGCTGATATTCCTCTAGCCGTACTGAGTGATTTTCATAGTTTATTAGAAGTCGCCAAAGAAAAACATGACTTTAGCCAAGCAGACATGGAAAATATCTTGGATTGGCACCGTCAACTGAACCAGTCTTCCAATAATTAA
- a CDS encoding DUF4352 domain-containing protein, with product MAKKLYDENGNEVKRGGCLKWIGIGIIALIALFIIGSLFSGDKKSVNTESSKSQTSESQSSSKKENKKLAVGDAAEIDGIKFKVNNVEFTDERNQFAESNPERVIKISYTLENGQDKDYAFGADTQLYVDGKKAKTYPLSGSDGDIGFGSVSAGRTVDSTVYYGVDGKDIELEWQPLFSVGEKAIWKLSK from the coding sequence ATGGCCAAGAAATTATATGACGAAAATGGGAACGAAGTGAAACGTGGTGGATGCTTGAAGTGGATTGGAATTGGAATAATTGCCCTCATCGCTCTATTCATTATTGGGTCACTTTTTAGTGGTGATAAAAAATCTGTAAACACTGAATCTAGTAAAAGCCAAACCAGCGAGAGTCAATCTTCAAGTAAGAAAGAAAATAAGAAATTAGCAGTCGGTGATGCTGCTGAAATTGATGGCATAAAATTTAAAGTAAATAATGTTGAATTTACTGATGAAAGAAATCAATTCGCAGAATCAAATCCTGAACGCGTCATTAAGATTAGCTATACTTTAGAGAACGGTCAAGATAAAGACTACGCTTTCGGTGCCGATACTCAGCTTTATGTAGATGGTAAGAAAGCTAAGACCTATCCTTTAAGCGGTTCTGATGGTGATATTGGTTTTGGTTCAGTATCAGCAGGTAGAACTGTTGATAGTACCGTTTATTACGGTGTAGACGGAAAAGATATTGAGCTAGAATGGCAACCACTATTTAGTGTTGGTGAAAAAGCAATCTGGAAACTAAGTAAATAA
- the secG gene encoding preprotein translocase subunit SecG: MKNILLISIIVISILLILAVIISPAKTSSSANITGAMDQGMNGKKARGFDAAMDRIISILGFAFMIIAVVLAKLSS, encoded by the coding sequence TTGAAAAATATTTTACTTATTTCAATAATCGTAATTAGTATTTTATTGATATTAGCAGTGATTATTTCCCCAGCCAAAACAAGTTCCAGTGCCAATATTACAGGGGCGATGGACCAAGGAATGAATGGTAAAAAGGCCCGCGGTTTTGACGCGGCAATGGATCGCATCATTAGCATCCTAGGATTTGCCTTTATGATAATTGCTGTCGTTTTAGCAAAATTATCTTCCTAA
- a CDS encoding histidine phosphatase family protein: MSKGVTIYFMRHGQTYLNHYHRIQGWADAPLTEKGKRDAQRSASGLRDVNFSAVYTSDLQRTVATAEIILKYNYHAGSNLPINKRKAFREQFFGSFEGLEVERIWGKVSDYIENEKQDLLTTNDRVKVEMDTFHELDPTHDAEDFMTFWLRVELGLIDVITAHRETDQNILIVSHGMTIRNMIHELIPEFSLGEPLDNASVSIVRYQDGFYHLEAYNQTDHFALEEKVDDVNKNQERKQ; the protein is encoded by the coding sequence ATGAGTAAAGGTGTAACAATTTATTTTATGCGTCATGGCCAAACCTACCTCAACCACTATCATCGGATCCAGGGGTGGGCGGATGCGCCTTTAACAGAGAAGGGTAAACGCGATGCCCAAAGGAGCGCCAGTGGTTTACGTGATGTTAATTTCTCGGCTGTCTATACCAGTGATTTGCAACGGACTGTAGCCACAGCGGAGATTATTTTAAAATATAATTACCATGCTGGTTCCAACCTTCCAATTAATAAACGTAAAGCCTTTCGGGAACAGTTCTTTGGGAGCTTTGAAGGGCTTGAAGTTGAACGGATCTGGGGAAAAGTCTCTGACTATATTGAGAATGAAAAGCAAGACTTGCTAACTACAAATGACCGTGTGAAGGTAGAAATGGATACTTTCCATGAATTAGATCCCACCCATGATGCCGAAGATTTTATGACATTCTGGCTACGGGTTGAATTAGGCTTGATCGATGTGATTACCGCCCATCGTGAAACTGATCAAAATATTCTGATTGTGAGTCATGGCATGACGATTCGCAATATGATCCATGAATTAATTCCAGAATTTTCTTTAGGTGAACCCTTAGATAATGCTAGTGTATCTATTGTTAGGTATCAAGATGGTTTTTACCATTTGGAAGCCTATAATCAAACCGATCATTTTGCTTTAGAGGAAAAAGTTGATGATGTGAATAAGAACCAGGAAAGAAAACAATAA
- a CDS encoding alpha/beta hydrolase, producing the protein MQKQESFYFTGDNEVAVLLFHAYTGTTADVRMTGRALNREGYTVYCHNLTGHGTGRVEDILAAEPSDWIADARQALAFIKSQGYEKLAVFGLSLGGSIATKLFIEEESQFIAAGSFCTPIMTTNIEETNVGKAFMAMARNVKVKEGFSGESLKAELRGIESDLSLSLEKINRFNNSMHSQLGTITKPYFIAEAGQDELVGDSSGRLLKEAMPNAQVTLAHFEDSGHVITVGKAHQAFEQALIEFLNQVV; encoded by the coding sequence ATGCAAAAGCAAGAATCATTTTATTTTACCGGCGATAATGAAGTAGCTGTCCTCTTATTTCATGCTTATACAGGAACCACAGCTGATGTAAGAATGACGGGTCGTGCATTGAATCGTGAAGGCTATACTGTCTATTGTCATAATTTAACCGGTCATGGCACTGGGCGCGTAGAAGATATTTTAGCAGCAGAACCAAGTGATTGGATCGCGGATGCCCGCCAAGCTTTAGCCTTTATCAAAAGCCAAGGCTATGAGAAGCTAGCGGTCTTTGGTTTGTCTTTGGGTGGTTCTATTGCCACCAAGTTATTTATTGAAGAAGAGAGTCAATTTATAGCAGCCGGCTCTTTCTGTACGCCGATTATGACCACAAACATTGAAGAAACCAATGTAGGAAAGGCGTTTATGGCCATGGCTAGAAATGTCAAAGTAAAGGAAGGTTTTAGTGGAGAATCTCTGAAAGCGGAATTGAGGGGCATTGAATCGGACTTATCTCTTTCCCTAGAGAAGATCAATCGTTTTAACAATTCTATGCATAGCCAACTAGGGACAATCACTAAACCTTACTTCATCGCCGAAGCCGGTCAAGATGAACTCGTTGGCGATAGCAGCGGTCGTCTATTGAAAGAAGCTATGCCTAATGCTCAGGTGACCCTAGCTCATTTTGAAGATAGTGGCCATGTGATTACTGTTGGCAAGGCCCATCAAGCATTTGAACAAGCACTAATCGAATTTCTCAACCAGGTGGTGTAA
- the phoU gene encoding phosphate signaling complex protein PhoU, which translates to MKKTQLRKAFVEELKTLDGQFTRMGIDTTKAIEEAVDALLNHDNEAAEKVIKNDEKINAYEVAIDKECFRLISLQSPIGDELRFIISIIKASADLERMGDHAVSIAKGALRIADEPRLENIESDLEIMTDTVIEMAELAVNAFVTRNDQQAKAAAEMDAKVDHYFDKLIPQVVSDMKKNNSLVVTGASYISMISNLERMGDYVTNLCERIIYLDEGKVVDLNG; encoded by the coding sequence ATGAAAAAGACGCAACTAAGAAAGGCCTTTGTCGAAGAATTAAAGACCTTAGATGGTCAATTTACACGTATGGGAATCGATACTACTAAAGCCATTGAAGAAGCCGTTGATGCGCTTCTCAACCATGATAATGAAGCCGCAGAAAAAGTGATTAAAAATGATGAAAAGATTAATGCTTATGAAGTGGCCATTGATAAGGAATGTTTCCGGTTAATTTCCCTACAAAGCCCTATCGGTGATGAATTACGCTTTATTATTTCCATCATTAAGGCCAGTGCTGACCTTGAAAGAATGGGCGACCATGCCGTCTCTATTGCAAAAGGAGCTCTACGGATCGCAGATGAACCCCGTTTAGAAAACATTGAATCTGACCTAGAAATAATGACTGATACAGTCATTGAAATGGCCGAGCTGGCTGTTAACGCCTTTGTTACCCGTAATGACCAACAAGCTAAGGCAGCAGCGGAAATGGACGCCAAAGTTGACCACTACTTTGATAAACTAATCCCACAAGTCGTGTCAGATATGAAGAAGAATAACAGCTTAGTGGTAACTGGTGCTTCATATATTTCCATGATTTCTAACCTAGAACGCATGGGTGACTACGTGACCAACCTCTGCGAACGTATTATCTATTTAGATGAAGGTAAGGTTGTCGATCTTAACGGCTAA
- the smpB gene encoding SsrA-binding protein SmpB: MTKKKQDNVVATNRKANHDYIIEDTIEAGLVLTGTEIKSIRKGKVNLKDSFARVENGQVWVYGMHVSPFEQGNRFNPDPMRPRKLLLKKREINRLAKHVSQEGYAIIPLRMYIKRGFAKLLIGIGKGKKKYDKRQALKEKDMKRDIKRAMKEKY, encoded by the coding sequence GTGACAAAGAAGAAGCAAGACAATGTGGTAGCGACAAATCGTAAAGCGAATCATGATTATATCATCGAAGATACTATTGAAGCTGGTCTTGTCTTAACTGGAACAGAAATTAAATCGATTCGTAAGGGGAAGGTCAACTTAAAGGATTCCTTTGCCCGGGTAGAAAATGGCCAGGTATGGGTCTATGGGATGCATGTGAGTCCTTTTGAGCAAGGCAACCGTTTTAACCCGGATCCTATGCGGCCAAGAAAATTATTATTAAAAAAACGTGAAATCAATCGCTTAGCTAAGCATGTTAGCCAAGAAGGTTATGCGATTATCCCACTACGGATGTATATCAAAAGAGGCTTTGCCAAATTACTTATCGGCATTGGTAAAGGGAAGAAAAAATACGATAAGCGCCAAGCCTTAAAAGAAAAAGATATGAAGCGTGACATTAAACGGGCAATGAAAGAAAAATATTAA
- the rnr gene encoding ribonuclease R, producing the protein MNIDQVSQQLVAAVKKEATPLTIQEWSQRFNCDSSDDYPEFIKLVAQLQRNGDIEILDNGGLVSKKSDKRYQGSFSLNQKGFGFVSIEGFDDDIFIPRGETGGAMNGDQVAVQLTKRNRGEQKDEGTITEVLERALSRVTGEFVPYNDKLKAESGYIGGIRIQNKGEEMMTCFVLSDGLHPVEGEIVIAEIAEYPSLDQPLQMTGRVIQTIGHKDAPGVDILAILNMFDIPHEFPEEVLDEAEEVPEQIDPEETKKRDDYRSLLTITIDGADAKDLDDAISLRKLGNGHLELGVHIADVSYYVTAGSAIDKEAWKRGTSVYLTDRVVPMLPQRLSNGICSLQANQDRLTMSCLMEIDPQSAKVVKYHIGPSIIQSDYRMVYDDVNKLLEGKDKQLAEKYAELIPMLNDMAALHQSLRDKRHHRGAIDFDTPEAEIIVDKEGHPIDIVVRERGTAERMIESFMLAANETVAHEFTKRHLPFIYRIHESPDDERMKTFIEFAQTLGVHVKKTDGKVSPKDLQNTLEEAAGESYAPVVQVMALRSMQQAKYDLQPIGHYGLAAKDYTHFTSPIRRYPDLLAHRLIRYYLTHKPNPAKKDELSQSIEKTADQASKTERRSVDAERETESLKKTEFMLDKVGEEFDGIISSVTKFGIFVQLANTVEGLVHISNLDDDYYNYVDKHMILVGEHTGNIYRIGDQVRVKLVKADTDSRQIDFEIINPEKKTKKNNSKPKKTDLKGKNTQGHKKHSKKAKKNKHKKKHKKQKNKKNFVIRKAK; encoded by the coding sequence ATGAATATAGACCAAGTCAGTCAGCAATTGGTCGCTGCAGTGAAAAAAGAAGCGACCCCCTTAACGATACAAGAATGGAGTCAGAGGTTTAATTGCGATAGCAGTGATGACTATCCTGAATTTATAAAATTAGTTGCCCAGTTACAAAGGAATGGCGACATCGAAATTCTTGATAACGGGGGCTTAGTTTCTAAAAAATCAGACAAACGTTATCAAGGAAGCTTCTCTTTAAACCAAAAAGGTTTTGGTTTTGTTTCCATTGAAGGTTTTGATGATGATATTTTTATCCCCCGTGGTGAAACTGGTGGCGCAATGAATGGCGACCAAGTGGCGGTTCAATTGACTAAACGTAACCGGGGAGAACAAAAAGATGAAGGAACGATTACAGAGGTACTAGAAAGAGCTTTGAGTCGAGTGACCGGTGAATTTGTTCCTTATAATGACAAGTTAAAAGCCGAATCCGGTTATATTGGTGGGATAAGAATTCAAAATAAAGGCGAAGAAATGATGACTTGCTTTGTCTTGAGTGATGGACTTCACCCAGTGGAGGGGGAAATTGTTATCGCAGAAATCGCAGAATATCCTTCCCTCGATCAGCCTTTACAGATGACTGGCCGCGTCATTCAAACCATTGGTCATAAGGATGCTCCTGGAGTCGACATTCTTGCTATTCTAAATATGTTCGATATTCCTCATGAGTTTCCTGAGGAAGTTCTTGATGAAGCAGAGGAAGTTCCTGAGCAAATTGACCCAGAAGAGACAAAGAAACGTGACGACTATCGTTCCTTACTTACGATTACCATCGATGGGGCTGATGCAAAAGACTTGGATGATGCTATTTCCTTAAGAAAACTTGGCAATGGTCATCTTGAGTTAGGCGTTCATATTGCCGATGTTTCCTATTATGTCACCGCAGGAAGCGCAATTGATAAGGAAGCCTGGAAACGTGGGACCAGTGTCTACTTAACTGATCGTGTGGTTCCTATGTTACCCCAACGCCTATCCAATGGAATTTGTTCCTTACAGGCTAACCAGGACCGTTTGACTATGTCATGTTTGATGGAAATTGATCCTCAATCAGCCAAGGTGGTAAAATATCATATCGGCCCCAGCATTATCCAATCGGACTATCGGATGGTTTATGATGATGTTAATAAACTATTAGAGGGTAAAGATAAACAATTAGCTGAAAAATACGCTGAACTTATCCCCATGCTTAATGATATGGCTGCACTCCACCAGTCTTTAAGGGATAAACGTCATCACAGAGGGGCGATTGATTTCGATACGCCTGAAGCTGAAATTATCGTTGATAAAGAAGGCCATCCTATTGATATTGTGGTTAGGGAACGTGGAACTGCTGAGCGGATGATTGAATCATTTATGCTAGCTGCTAATGAAACCGTGGCTCATGAATTTACTAAGCGCCACCTGCCTTTTATTTACCGGATCCATGAATCGCCTGATGATGAACGGATGAAAACCTTTATTGAATTTGCTCAAACATTAGGGGTTCACGTGAAGAAAACAGACGGTAAAGTAAGTCCTAAAGATTTGCAAAACACCCTGGAAGAAGCAGCTGGTGAAAGCTATGCTCCCGTGGTCCAAGTGATGGCTTTACGGAGTATGCAACAGGCTAAGTACGACCTTCAGCCAATTGGTCACTATGGTTTAGCAGCCAAGGACTATACCCATTTTACTTCACCAATTCGTCGATATCCTGACCTCTTAGCTCATCGTCTTATTCGCTATTATCTCACCCACAAGCCCAATCCTGCCAAGAAGGATGAGCTCAGTCAGAGCATTGAAAAAACTGCCGACCAAGCTTCAAAAACAGAGCGGCGTAGTGTGGATGCCGAAAGAGAAACCGAGAGCCTTAAGAAAACTGAATTTATGCTTGATAAGGTAGGCGAAGAATTTGATGGTATTATTTCATCCGTGACCAAGTTCGGTATCTTCGTTCAACTCGCTAATACGGTTGAAGGATTGGTCCATATCTCTAATTTGGATGATGATTATTATAACTATGTGGATAAACATATGATCCTAGTCGGGGAACATACTGGAAATATTTATCGCATAGGAGACCAAGTTCGGGTGAAATTGGTTAAAGCTGATACAGACTCTAGACAGATTGATTTTGAGATCATTAATCCAGAGAAAAAAACTAAGAAAAATAATTCCAAGCCTAAGAAAACAGACCTTAAAGGAAAAAATACTCAAGGACACAAGAAGCATTCTAAAAAAGCTAAAAAGAATAAACATAAGAAAAAGCATAAGAAGCAGAAAAATAAGAAGAATTTTGTTATTCGAAAGGCTAAATGA
- a CDS encoding 3-phosphoglycerate dehydrogenase family protein — MKKINTLDNIAETGLNYLRKQGYLINNDQEPDALILRSSDIHNYDFSSQLKAIGRSGVGVNNIPVDDCSEKGIVVFNAPGANANSVKELVIAMMINLSRNVFQAEHWINRLDGEDVHKQVEAGKKMFRGQELMGKTLGVIGLGNVGARVANAGIELGMDVIGYDNYISVKNAWQINQKVSYCDDVKDIFQQSDYITIHTPYTEETHHLIGFENLSLVKTGAIILNYSRQETVDPEAMLTFLENGMVKYFASDFYFEELAGRDDFIMTPHLGASTEQSEEKCALMVAQEVNNYLESGEIKNSVNFPNVEMTFNAPLRLSIINENIPNMVAGISRYLADEDINIEKIINKSRGNYAYTLVDVSGDDLLSKVNTFMEDVMSVKGIKKIRMIQNPYTK, encoded by the coding sequence ATGAAAAAAATTAATACTTTAGACAATATCGCTGAAACAGGGCTTAATTATTTACGTAAACAAGGCTACTTAATTAATAATGACCAAGAGCCGGACGCTCTTATCTTACGCAGTAGTGATATTCATAACTACGACTTTTCTTCTCAACTAAAAGCGATCGGGCGCTCAGGCGTGGGGGTAAATAATATTCCTGTTGATGATTGTAGTGAGAAGGGGATTGTGGTTTTTAATGCACCGGGGGCCAACGCCAATTCGGTTAAGGAACTGGTTATTGCTATGATGATTAATCTCTCTCGCAATGTCTTTCAAGCAGAACACTGGATCAACCGTTTAGATGGGGAAGATGTCCACAAGCAAGTTGAAGCCGGAAAGAAGATGTTCCGTGGCCAAGAGCTAATGGGCAAGACCTTAGGAGTTATTGGCCTAGGTAATGTCGGTGCCCGGGTTGCTAATGCGGGTATTGAACTAGGTATGGATGTCATTGGCTACGATAACTATATTTCAGTGAAAAATGCTTGGCAAATTAACCAAAAAGTGTCTTATTGTGATGATGTGAAAGATATTTTCCAACAATCCGACTACATCACCATCCACACCCCCTATACCGAAGAAACCCACCATTTAATTGGCTTTGAAAATCTTTCTCTAGTAAAAACAGGGGCGATTATCCTTAACTATTCACGCCAAGAAACGGTTGACCCTGAGGCCATGCTTACCTTCTTAGAAAATGGCATGGTGAAATACTTTGCTAGTGATTTCTATTTTGAAGAATTAGCCGGTCGGGACGACTTTATTATGACTCCTCACTTAGGGGCAAGTACCGAACAATCTGAAGAGAAATGTGCCCTGATGGTTGCCCAAGAAGTAAATAATTACCTGGAAAGTGGCGAAATCAAGAATTCTGTCAACTTCCCCAATGTGGAAATGACCTTTAATGCGCCATTACGTCTGTCTATTATTAATGAAAACATTCCTAATATGGTGGCTGGGATATCTCGTTACCTAGCAGATGAAGATATTAATATCGAAAAAATTATCAATAAGAGTCGAGGGAATTATGCTTATACCTTAGTCGATGTGAGTGGGGATGATCTCTTAAGCAAGGTCAATACCTTTATGGAAGATGTGATGAGCGTTAAAGGGATTAAAAAGATTCGTATGATTCAAAATCCTTATACTAAATAA
- a CDS encoding MFS transporter, whose translation MENKKKAVISSIIASGTDDLNVMFLSFSMASIISEFSLSGAQAGAIATVTNLGMLLGGLIFGYLGDRYHKLNILKITLLIFSLASGAIAFAPSITILYILRFIAGIGVGGEYGIALGIMAQIVPVHKMGRISALNGVAGQVGSITSAALAGLFLSHLGWRGLFLFGLAPLLLVLYMQVAIKDEKEFYPVKNDSALDKSEKINFAVLFKDLRTSYQTTALMLMCTVQIAGYFGMMNWLPTIMQEQAGLSVQGSSLWMISTIVGMSLGMVVFGRLFDQFGPRLMFAAFLLASALGVYLFSQITSPIGMLFGGAMMGFFVNGMFPGYGATVSYLYPKSVQSMANNLILNVGRAVGGFSSMIIGIIMEHGNVTMVMLFLSCLYIFSFVVMLTIPGIKQKSFKKVFAQ comes from the coding sequence ATGGAAAATAAGAAGAAAGCTGTTATTTCAAGTATCATCGCTTCAGGTACTGATGACCTCAACGTGATGTTTCTATCCTTTTCAATGGCAAGCATTATCAGTGAGTTTTCACTATCAGGTGCCCAAGCGGGTGCTATCGCTACGGTAACTAACTTAGGGATGTTATTAGGCGGATTAATTTTTGGATATCTTGGTGACCGTTACCATAAGCTAAACATCTTAAAGATAACCTTGCTTATCTTTTCTCTAGCCTCTGGGGCAATTGCTTTTGCACCTTCGATTACTATTCTTTATATCTTACGCTTCATTGCCGGTATTGGTGTCGGTGGTGAGTATGGAATTGCTTTAGGAATTATGGCGCAAATTGTCCCTGTTCATAAAATGGGACGGATTTCTGCTTTGAATGGGGTAGCTGGGCAAGTTGGCTCGATTACTTCCGCTGCTCTAGCAGGTTTATTCTTGAGTCACCTAGGCTGGCGCGGATTGTTCTTATTTGGTCTCGCTCCTTTGCTCCTCGTTTTATACATGCAAGTAGCTATTAAAGATGAAAAAGAATTTTATCCGGTAAAAAATGATTCAGCTCTCGATAAAAGCGAAAAAATTAATTTTGCTGTTTTATTTAAAGACTTGCGGACCAGTTACCAAACCACTGCTCTGATGTTAATGTGCACGGTTCAAATTGCTGGATACTTTGGTATGATGAATTGGTTGCCAACCATTATGCAAGAACAAGCAGGTCTCAGTGTCCAAGGTTCATCATTATGGATGATTAGTACTATTGTAGGGATGTCCTTAGGGATGGTTGTCTTTGGTCGACTATTTGACCAATTTGGCCCTCGGCTAATGTTTGCTGCATTCTTACTTGCATCTGCTCTTGGTGTCTACTTATTTAGCCAAATTACCTCACCCATTGGAATGCTATTTGGCGGAGCCATGATGGGATTCTTTGTTAATGGAATGTTCCCCGGCTACGGAGCAACGGTTTCTTACCTATATCCTAAGTCCGTTCAAAGTATGGCCAATAACTTAATCTTAAACGTTGGACGAGCAGTAGGTGGATTCTCTTCAATGATTATTGGGATCATTATGGAACATGGTAATGTGACCATGGTTATGCTCTTCCTATCATGTCTTTATATCTTCTCTTTTGTGGTCATGTTAACCATTCCTGGGATCAAGCAAAAATCTTTTAAAAAGGTTTTTGCCCAATAA
- a CDS encoding helix-turn-helix transcriptional regulator: MEREQLVRNRLLQLELHFKSIRYFDRRKVKQLEASLLFSDQRPNELIIIYCKEGFLTINSDDKNYIMNNNSYCIINNRAHLKAQDIDAEALEKWYELSIISLVGRNQSFKLSHENIACCQDTHKEIENYLQLIDYEDKKGELAEDEKETILQMLIQMLFTRIYFQQKNLFALKSEFTNEEKIHWLKKYIDNYYTKDISLDHLSNLISMNKYYMIRLFSEAFSASPIDYLIKVRIDKTKQLLKATNFSISHVGKLVGFGSASYFSKMFKRLNGMSPSQYWKEHSQENKENN; the protein is encoded by the coding sequence ATGGAACGTGAGCAACTCGTTAGAAACCGTCTTCTTCAACTTGAACTTCATTTTAAAAGTATACGCTACTTTGACCGCAGGAAGGTTAAGCAATTAGAAGCGTCCCTCCTCTTTAGTGATCAAAGACCTAATGAATTAATCATTATTTACTGCAAAGAAGGCTTTCTAACTATAAATTCTGATGATAAAAATTATATTATGAATAATAACAGCTATTGTATTATTAACAACAGGGCCCATTTAAAAGCCCAAGATATCGATGCGGAAGCTTTAGAAAAATGGTATGAATTATCAATTATCAGTTTAGTCGGTCGTAATCAAAGTTTTAAACTATCGCATGAAAACATTGCTTGTTGTCAAGACACTCATAAAGAAATTGAAAATTATTTACAATTAATTGACTATGAAGATAAAAAAGGTGAGCTTGCAGAGGACGAAAAAGAAACCATCTTACAAATGCTGATCCAAATGTTATTTACTCGGATATATTTCCAGCAAAAAAATTTATTCGCCTTAAAAAGTGAATTTACCAATGAGGAAAAAATTCACTGGCTGAAAAAGTATATTGATAATTATTATACCAAGGATATTAGTTTGGACCATCTCAGTAATTTAATCAGTATGAATAAATACTATATGATTCGTCTATTTTCAGAGGCCTTTTCCGCGTCTCCGATCGATTATTTAATCAAAGTAAGGATAGATAAAACCAAACAACTATTGAAGGCTACCAATTTTAGTATTAGTCATGTCGGTAAATTAGTAGGCTTTGGCTCAGCTTCATACTTCTCAAAAATGTTTAAAAGACTCAATGGCATGTCACCCAGTCAATATTGGAAAGAACATAGCCAAGAGAATAAAGAAAACAATTAA